The genomic DNA TATTTCTCTGTCTATTTTTGTGAATGCTCCTCTAAGAATAGTTTTTTGCTCAAATGAATATTTTTGATATTCATTGATTTTTTGTATTACTATCATGACCAGAGTTCTCCAGTGAGTTTTTTAATACTTAGGTTGTATCATAATAATGTAGAAGTTCATGTATATGTAATTAAATTTAACACACAACCTCTGTGTTACTGCTGGTTCTCTAAACAGAATAAATCACTCATTACGCTATGATAGTAAACAATGAAAGTTAAAGAAGTTCTCAAAATCCTAGAAGAAGATGGTTGGTATATAGATCGCATTAGAGGTAGTCACCGTATCCTCAAACATCCGATTAAATCGGGTATTGTTGTAGTAGCGGGTAAACTTAGTAAAGACT from Okeanomitos corallinicola TIOX110 includes the following:
- a CDS encoding type II toxin-antitoxin system HicA family toxin; the protein is MKVKEVLKILEEDGWYIDRIRGSHRILKHPIKSGIVVVAGKLSKDLAEGTRKSIFSQAQLEDK